The window TGGCGCAGATACCACAGCCCTTACAGTGGTCCATGTCGATCCCGATCATCTTGCCTTCCTCGTTCACGAGGACGGAACTGTCCGGGCAGTAGGCCCAACAGGCCAAGCAACTGATGCACTTCTCCGCACTCCATATCGGGCGCTCGATGCGCCAGTCGCCGCTCAAATACTTGGCCGCGCCTCCAGCCTCGGGAAGCACTCCTCCGATCGGAAGCTCGCGCCACCCGGCATCCTTCCGAACTTCCTTCTTCTCGTTCTTTACGTTTGCAGACACCGTGCACTCTCCTTATTCTCAGAAACAGGGCTAACTGACCGTCGCGCTACGCATCGCCTCCACCGCCGATCTCCTGCCGATGCGGTGGCTCTGCGGTACGACAACCGCAGTGTATCAAATCTCCGAGGACGCGGTCAAGCCGCCAATCTCGGCACGAACTTGACTGTGCCGATGCCCGCTACTATACTGGGGCGTGTGGGGTACGTCAACTCACTTCGTCGCATCTCAAAGGGGCACCATGGAAATCAGTGACTCACTCTCCGATCTCGCTCACGCTATCCGTGACTCTGTCCGACCTCACCTCGGGTTGCTCTCTTCCAGGGAGTCGGTCGGAAAGGCAAGCAGCGGCGATGAGTCCTTCGCCATAGACGAAGTTGCTGAAAGAGCGATTGTTGATTTCATAGAGACGCGCGGGATTTCCGTCGCCTATTACTCCGAGGATCGCGGAATTGTGGAGTTCGGCGATCCGAAGGAAGTGTTGATAGTGGACCCGATTGACGGCAGCCGCCCCGCAATGGCCGGTTTCGAGCAGTGTGTAGTGTCGATTGCTCTGGCGCCGTATGCCGTCGGCGCGCGCCTCGCAGACGTTTCCTTCGGCTGTATACTCGACATCAAGAACGACAGAATGTACACCGCCACCCGGGACTCTGTTCGCATCGTGGACAAGGGAGCCGAGGTTCCGGTTACCCTGTCACCTGAACGGGACTTGGGTCGGATGGCGTGGAGCGTCGAGATAGCTGGACGTCCGGCGGATCTGGTGTTCGGTTCCGTGGCCACGCTTGTTGACAAGTCTTCGATCCGCGGAGGCTTCTTCGTCTACAGCAGCACGGCATTCTCACTAACGAGACTCGTCACCGGCCAACTCAATGCGGTCGTGGATGTCGGCAACCGTATCCTGAAGGACTATCCGGGGTCCAGAGAAAAGTTTCTGGAGGCCGGGCTGGGAACAGTTATGGGACTGTTCCCCTATGACATTGCCGCCGCTGTGCTCATCGCCCGGACAGCCGGTTGCGTCGTCACGGATGCGTACGGCAGAGATATCTGCTCTATGCGGTTGCTCGACACGTCTGAGGCTAACATCCAGTCCATCGCGGCCGCATCTAATCCCTGGCTGCATGAGGCGCTGTTGAAGGAGATAGACCAAGGTGTTCGATCACTCGCGTGACCCTGCAGGATTCCGGTTGCTCGTGATCCTCGTTGCGCTCTGTGCGAGATGCTTGGCCGCATCATCCGATCGTGCCTCAGAAACGCCAGCGGATTCCCCGGACGGGCTGGCCTGCTCCGTGTCCGCGTTTGGAGTCGGGCTGCGAGTCGCGAACGAAGAGACTCATCCGGGCCGGATAGACGTTCGCGGAACGGGGTTCTCTCGCCCGATCGCGTTCGAGCTCGGACGCGATAACAGTCACCTTCGGAGGGTGACCATCTCGAAATCGGGGGATCGCCTGAGCATCAGTGCCGGTGCGTCGTCGGCATATGCGGTCTACGAGAGCGATTGCTTCGTCGGGTCGGTAGTTCGGGAGCTATACTCCGCAGATGCCGGGTCGCTCACGGCTAGAGAGAAGATTCGCCTCCTGGTTTCCACGTCGGGCTGTGAACTGGCGGGAGAGCGCCGATCCACGCTCTTGCGGATGCACGCTCTACAGGCCGTGCTGGGCGTTGAGTTCACTGCAAGCATGGAATACCCGTCAGAGGAGGGTGGCGACTACCGGGTCTACGCCGGTGGCGACTTTCGTGTGCGCCTTCTGGCAAAGAACTCGGGAGAGGAGGCACTTACCGACCTCAGGTTCGGCCTGGTTGTGCCTGACGAATGGCAGTCGCGGTCTGTGATCTCTCCCGCGGCGGACGAACTCCGTCCGGGGGGCATTGCGGAGAGCGTGTACTCGATGCGTGCTTCCGGGAGAAGCCTTGTCCGTGCACCGGTCTTCCCGCTGATCGCCACAATGACTTTTCGAAGTGACGGGCGAGCATGTACGATTCACTACCCATTCGGAGTCAGGCTCTCCGATCCCTTTGCCGCGACACTCACTATCAACAGCGCGAACGAGAGGACGATCAAGGCGCGCATCAGGCTGAGATCGGTTTACCCGGGACGGGAGATGAAGAGCATATCGATGTATCCGTGGCTCAGCACCGCGCTCACCGTCGCACCTAGCCAGAGGACCACCGGAATGTCGTTCGGGCAGGGCGGGTTTCGGCTCGACTACGTGGCGCTGCCGACTTCTTCCACATATCGCGCCGTGACGGTCGTCATGAAACTCGATGAGCATCTTGTTCGTCTGCGGTCGGTTATGGAAGCGACGCTTGACGTCGGAACGACGATTCGGGGTCCGGCACTGTGGCTGGACGGCACTGACGATAGACGTACTGTTGTTGCCGAAATCGGGGGGCGAAGGTGTCGGAAGATCGTCGGCGACTTGGTCGGAACGATCAGATACGTGAACTTCGGCGCGAGCCCGAACTTCCCTTGGGTCGGTCGGACTTGGGTATCGGTCACATACTACGACTATCGTGTCGGCCGTCTTGTTGTTGAACCCGGATACGTGACAGGGAAAGAGCCGGGTCTGCGCTCAGCACAGGCCATCCGACTCGAAGGTACGGGGGAATGGAAGACGACTGTGTTCTCACTCGACGAAGCGGAACGCGAGAACCGCCTGTCGACGGGATTCGGGTTCCGGCTGGCGGTGGACTGCGACTTGAATGTCAGCAGGATCGTACTGTCGAAGTTCGCTCCCGAGACCGCCATACACTAAGAGCAGCACGTCGGCCGCCAGCACCACCCGGTAGAGATACTACGTGAGGCTGACGTTCGCGGCCTGCGGTCCCTTGGCTCCTTCGACTATCTCGAACTCCACGTTCTGGCCTTCTGCCAGGCTCTTGAACCCATCGGTCTGTATGGCGGAGAAGTGTACAAATACATCCCTGCCTTCCTCAGTCTCAATGAACCCGTAGCCTTTGGAATCGCTGAACCATTTGACTTTCCCTGTAGGCATACTATTGAACCTTCCTAACCCCACCTCTAGTTATGTGGGTGTGATCATTTAGTCTATTCTACTGCGGGTATTTGGGGTTGTCAACAGAAAATGCCGTGTTTTTTGGCCCGCACCTTAAAAAGATGAGCCTATCATATCCGTGGCGCTCAGCGGACAAACGTATGGCGCGACAAGGGATTCCGATCCGGCTTGGTTGGAGTTCTCAACCGGAGCTTGAAACCCGCAGGGAAACGCGCTACAATAAGGTCATCATTGCCGCAGGAGGTGGGGACTTGGATATATCGAGCGTGATTAGCTTGCGAAGGATGATATTCGGCTTATGCGTCTTAGTGGCGTTGGCGGTGCTTGCGACTTCCGGGGGGGAAGCAGCCTCGCCGAAGAAACATCTGTTGGTCGTGTCGGTGACGGCGGGCTTCCGTCATTCCTCGATTGCACTGGGTGAGAAGATCATCAACGAACTGGGCGAGAAGAATGGCAAGTGGGACGTGGACTACGTCCGGTCGGATGAAGACATGGCTCGGATGATGACCGCTTCCGCATTGAAGAAGTACGACGCGGTAGTGTTTAACAACACAAGTGGCGAACTGCCACTGCCTGACAGAAAGGCGTTTCTCGACTTCGTAAGAAACGGCAAAGCGTTCGTTGGCATCCACGCCGCAACAGACTCCTACAGAGACCAGGGCGACAAGCCGGGTTGGAAGGAGTACATCAATATGGTCGGCGCGCAGTTTGTTACTCATGGCGCGCAGTCGGACGTAAGCTGCATCGTCGAGGATCGGAATCACCCCGCGACCAGGCATCTCCCGGCGACGTGGACCGTTCGCGAGGAAGTCTACCAGTTCAAGGACTTCTCCCGTGACAGAATGCGCGGACTCCTCAGTCTGGACAAGCATCCGAATACCCAGGAACCAGGCGACTTTCCGATAGCATGGTGCAGGAACGAGGGTAGGGGTCGCGTCTTCTATACGGCGCTCGGCCACCGTGAGGATCTCATGGAGGGCGAGTTGTATAGGAAACACCTGGAAGGTGGTATTCTCTGGGCCCTTGGACTCGAAAAGGGGAGCGCGGAACCGGTCAAGCCGCAGCCACTCAGGGGGATGGACAGGAAGCAGGGTTTCCGGCCCCTGTTCGACGGCGTCAGCCTCGACGGATGGCATGCCCGCGATGAAGGGCGCACTCCTTGGACCGTACAGAACGGCATGCTGGTCATGGGGCACGGCGGAGCGGATCTGATCAGTAACCGTCAGTTCAGGAACTTCGTCATCCGTTACGACTATCAGGTGCCTAAGGGCGGCAACAGCGGGGTTTATCTGCGCGGTCGCTACGAGATTCAAGTGCTCGACGACTACGACAGCAAGACCGCCGACATCCACGGCAACGGCTCGGTGTACGGTGCTATCAAGCCGAGTTCATTTGCTAGCCGACCTGCGGGTGAATGGCAGAC is drawn from Armatimonadota bacterium and contains these coding sequences:
- a CDS encoding 4Fe-4S binding protein, which codes for MSANVKNEKKEVRKDAGWRELPIGGVLPEAGGAAKYLSGDWRIERPIWSAEKCISCLACWAYCPDSSVLVNEEGKMIGIDMDHCKGCGICARECPPKVKAIEMVPESDFRGK
- a CDS encoding cold shock domain-containing protein, which encodes MPTGKVKWFSDSKGYGFIETEEGRDVFVHFSAIQTDGFKSLAEGQNVEFEIVEGAKGPQAANVSLT
- a CDS encoding ThuA domain-containing protein, producing the protein MDISSVISLRRMIFGLCVLVALAVLATSGGEAASPKKHLLVVSVTAGFRHSSIALGEKIINELGEKNGKWDVDYVRSDEDMARMMTASALKKYDAVVFNNTSGELPLPDRKAFLDFVRNGKAFVGIHAATDSYRDQGDKPGWKEYINMVGAQFVTHGAQSDVSCIVEDRNHPATRHLPATWTVREEVYQFKDFSRDRMRGLLSLDKHPNTQEPGDFPIAWCRNEGRGRVFYTALGHREDLMEGELYRKHLEGGILWALGLEKGSAEPVKPQPLRGMDRKQGFRPLFDGVSLDGWHARDEGRTPWTVQNGMLVMGHGGADLISNRQFRNFVIRYDYQVPKGGNSGVYLRGRYEIQVLDDYDSKTADIHGNGSVYGAIKPSSFASRPAGEWQTVEATMIGDRITVVLNGVTIVDNQAVTGVTGGAIDGNTEVPGPIMLQGDHGPIAYRNIRVKTLPGR